One segment of Eschrichtius robustus isolate mEscRob2 chromosome 3, mEscRob2.pri, whole genome shotgun sequence DNA contains the following:
- the HAPLN2 gene encoding hyaluronan and proteoglycan link protein 2: MQGRISLPTLCHFLLPWAFTTFHRALGDSAPHPGPHYLLPPIHEVVHSRRGATTTLPCVLGAPPPSYKVRWSKVEPGELQETPILITNGPHARGYGPLGGRARMRRGHRLDASLVIAGVRLEDEGRYRCELINGIEDESVALTLRLEGVVFPYQPSRGRYQFNYYEAKQACEEQDGRLATYAQLYQAWTEGLDWCNAGWLLEGSVRYPVLTARAPCGGPGRPGIRSYGPRDRKRDRYDAFCFTSELSGQVFFVPGRLTLSEAHAACRRRGAMVAKVGHLYAAWKFSGLDQCDGGWLADGSVRFPITTPRPRCGGLPDPGVRSFGFPRPQQAAYGTYCYSE; the protein is encoded by the exons ATGCAAGGCAGGATCAGTCTCCCCACTCTctgccacttccttctccctTGGGCCTTCACCACCTTCCACAGAGCCCTGGGGGACTCAG CACCCCACCCTGGCCCCCACTACCTCCTGCCCCCCATCCACGAGGTCGTTCACTCTCGTCGTGGGGCCACGACCACGCTGCCCTGCGTCCTGGGCGCCCCGCCTCCCAGCTACAAGGTGCGCTGGAGCAAAGTGGAGCCGGGGGAACTCCAGGAAACGCCCATCCTCATCACCAACGGACCGCACGCCCGGGGCTACGGGCCCCTGGGGGGGCGTGCCAGGATGCGAAGGGGGCATCGGCTAGACGCCTCTCTGGTCATCGCGGGCGTGCGCCTGGAGGACGAGGGCCGGTACCGCTGTGAGCTCATCAATGGCATCGAGGACGAGAGCGTGGCGCTGACCCTTCGCCTGGAGG GTGTGGTGTTTCCGTACCAGCCCAGTCGGGGCAGGTACCAGTTCAATTACTATGAGGCGAAGCAGGCGTGCGAGGAGCAAGACGGACGCCTGGCCACCTACGCCCAGCTGTACCAGG CGTGGACCGAGGGTCTGGACTGGTGTAACGCGGGCTGGCTGCTCGAGGGTTCCGTGCGCTACCCTGTGCTTACGGCGCGCGCTCCGTGCGGTGGCCCAGGGCGGCCCGGGATCCGCAGCTACGGGCCCCGCGACCGGAAGCGTGACCGCTACGACGCCTTCTGCTTCACCTCTGAGCTGTCAG GCCAAGTGTTTTTCGTGCCGGGGCGGCTGACGCTGTCTGAAGCCCACGCGGCGTGCCGGCGGCGCGGGGCCATGGTGGCCAAGGTCGGGCACCTCTATGCAGCCTGGAAGTTCTCCGGGCTGGACCAGTGCGACGGCGGCTGGCTGGCGGATGGCAGCGTGCGCTTCCCCATCACCACGCCTCGGCCGCGCTGCGGGGGCCTCCCGGATCCCGGAGTGCGCAGCTTCGGCTTCCCCAGACCCCAGCAGGCGGCCTACGGGACCTACTGCTACTCCGAATAG